In Humulus lupulus chromosome 7, drHumLupu1.1, whole genome shotgun sequence, the following are encoded in one genomic region:
- the LOC133792790 gene encoding protein TIC110, chloroplastic: MNTSSLLAPPSTPRPSLLRSPFLNPIPLRTTASRATAHSRRRRFRVSVPRSAATPSSSDQSTVATSPPPNVFGGSKELTGIQPLVEKFSPPVRLATSAIIVAGAVAAGYGLGFRFGQSRNAALGGAVALGAASGAAAYALNACVPEVAAVELHNYVAGSDDPKAVKKEEIEAIAKKYGVSKQNEAFNAELSDLYCQFVSSVLPPGSQELSGDEADTIINFKNALGIDDPEAAAMHMEIGRRLFRQRLETGDRDGDLEERRAFQKLIYVSTLVFGDASSFLLPWKRVFKVTDSQVEIAIRDNAQRLYATKLNSVGTDISVDQLFSLREAQLLYRLSDEHAGDLFREHTRKLVEKHISSALTTLKSRTRATQGVTQVVGELDKVLALNNLLISLKNHPDSNRFAPGVGPVFLLDGEYGDKKMDELKLLFRAYVSDALSGGRMEENKLSSLNQLRNIFGLGKREAEVVVLDVTSKAYRKRLSQAVTGGDLEAADSKAAFLQKLCDELHFDPQKASEIHEEIYRQKLQQCVADGELSEADVAALLRLRVMLCVPQQTVEAAHSDICGTLFEKVVKEAIAAGVDGYDADLKQSVRKAAHGLRLTRESAMSIASKAVRKIFINYIKRARAAGNRTESAKELKKLIAFNTLVVTELVKDIKGESSDTDMPSEEPVKEEEKHIEDDEDEEWESLQTLRKIKPNKELAAKMGKPGQTEITLRDDLPERDRTDLYKTYLLFCLTGEVTRIPFGAQITTKKDDSEYVFLNQLGGILDLDAKEIVEVHRSLAEQAFRQQAEVILADGQLTKARVEQLSELEKQVGLPSQYAQKIIKNITTTKMAAAIETAIGQGRLNIKQIRELKEASVDLDNMISESLRENLFKKTVDEIFSSGTGEFDEEEVYQKIPLDLNINAEKARGVVKELAQSRLSNSLIQAVSLLRQRNRQGVVSSLNDLLACDKAVPSKPLSWEVPEELADLYSIYLNSEPAPEKLSRLQYLLGISDSTAAALGEMGDRLLAVGAEEEKFVF, translated from the exons ATGAATACCTCTTCCCTCCTCGCTCCTCCTTCCACTCCTCGCCCTTCTCTTCTCCGCTCTCCCTTCCTCAACCCCATCCCTCTTCGAACCACCGCCTCCCGCGCCACTGCCCATTCACGACGACGCCGTTTTAGGGTCTCCGTTCCCCGGAGTGCCGCCACCCCCTCCTCCTCCGACCAATCAACCGTCGCCACCTCACCCCCTCCCAATGTTTTCGGAGGCTCAAAGGAGCTCACAGGGATTCAACCCTTGGTTGAGAAGTTTTCGCCGCCGGTTAGACTAGCCACTTCGGCAATTATAGTCGCTGGCGCTGTTGCGGCTGGGTACGGGTTGGGGTTCCGGTTCGGCCAGTCCCGTAACGCGGCTTTGGGCGGGGCCGTGGCGCTTGGTGCTGCGAGTGGGGCTGCCGCTTATGCTCTGAACGCATGTGTTCCTGAGGTTGCTGCGGTGGAATTGCACAATTATGTGGCCGGGAGCGACGACCCCAAAGCTGTGAAAAAGGAGGAGATTGAGGCGATTGCCAAGAA ATACGGTGTGAGCAAGCAGAACGAGGCTTTTAATGCAGAGCTTTCTGACCTATATTGCCA ATTTGTTTCTTCTGTTCTTCCGCCAGGAAGTCAAGAGCTTAGCGGAGATGAAGCTGATACGATCATAAATTTCAAGAATGCTTTGGGCATTGATGACCCTGAGGCAGCTGCAATGCATATGGAG ATTGGTCGAAGACTATTTAGGCAAAGGCTTGAGACTGGAGATCGGGATGGAGACTTAGAGGAACGTCGG GCATTTCAGAAGCTGATTTATGTTTCAACTCTTGTTTTTGGAGATGCATCGTCTTTCCTTTTACCTTGGAAACGAGTATTCAAAGTCACTGATTCACAG GTTGAGATTGCTATTCGTGATAATGCTCAGAGGCTATATGCCACTAAGCTGAATTCAGTTGGCACAG ATATTAGTGTAGACCAGCTATTTAGCCTCAGGGAAGCACAACTCTTGTATCGACTTTCTGATGAG CATGCTGGGGACTTGTTCAGGGAGCATACAAGGAAACTGGTTGAGAAACACATCTCTTCTGCACTTACTACACTGAAGTCTAGAACAAGAGCCAC TCAGGGAGTTACACAGGTTGTGGGGGAGCTTGATAAAGTACTTGCTCTCAATAATTTACTTATTTCATTGAAGAACCATCCAGACTCAAATCGCTTTGCTCCTGGGGTTGGTCCAGTTTTTTTATTAG ATGGTGAGTATGGTGATAAAAAGATGGACGAGTTAAAGCTTCTTTTTAGAGCCTATGTATCAGATGCATTATCTGGTGGTCGCATGGAAGAAAATAAG CtatcctctttgaatcaattaaGGAATATATTTGGCTTAGGAAAACGAGAAGCAGAAGTTGTTGTGCTTGATGTTACTTCAAAGGCGTATCGCAAACGACTTTCACAGGCTGTTACTGGGGGTGATTTAGAAGCAGCAGATAGCAAAGCAGCCTTCCTTCAAAAGCTCTGTGATGAGCTGCACTTTGACCCACAAAAGGCCAGTGAGATTCATGAAG AAATTTATCGGCAAAAGCTTCAGCAATGTGTGGCTGATGGAGAGCTAAGCGAGGCGGATGTCGCTGCCTTGCTGAGGCTTCGTGTCATGCTTTGTGTACCTCAGCAGACAGTTGAAGCAGCCCATTCAGATATTTGTGGCACTTTGTTTGAGAAG GTTGTGAAGGAAGCAATTGCAGCTGGAGTGGATGGTTATGATGCAGATTTAAAGCAATCTGTCAGAAAGGCAGCACATGGTTTGAGATTGACTAGAGAGTCTGCCATGTCAATTGCCAGTAAGGCT GTCCGAAAGATTTTTATCAACTATATAAAACGAGCTCGGGCTGCTGGAAATCGTACTGAATCAGCAAAAGAACTTAAAAAGCTCATTGCTTTTAACACCTTGGTTGTGACAGAGTTGGTAAAAGATATTAAAGGGGAATCGTCTGATACTGATATGCCTTCAGAAGAGCCTGTAAAGGAGGAAGAGAAACACAtcgaagacgatgaggatgaagAATGGGAGTCTCTGCAGACACTCCGGAAAATAAAGCCTAATAAGGAGCTTGCTGCAAAGATGGGGAAGCCTGGGCAGACTGAGATAACTCTTAGGGATGATCTGCCAGAAAGAGATAGGACTGACCTATACAAGACATACTTGCTTTTCTGTCTAACCGGGGAAGTGACTAGAATTCCATTTGGTGCACAGATCACTACGAAGAAAGATGATTCAGAATATGTTTTCCTAAATCAGCTTGGTGGTATTTTGGATTTGGATGCAAAAGAAATAGTTGAAGTACATAGGAGCTTGGCCGAGCAAGCTTTCAGGCAACAAGCAGAGGTGATTTTAGCTGATGGACAATTGACAAAGGCCAGAGTGGAGCAGCTTAGTGAGCTGGAGAAACAAGTTGGTTTGCCTTCACAATACGCACAAAAGATCATTAAGAACATAACAACTACAAAAATGGCAGCTGCTATTGAGACAGCCATTGGTCAGGGAAGACTGAACATTAAACAGATTAGAGAACTCAAGGAAGCGAGTGTTGATTTGGACAACATGATTTCTGAGAGCTTGAGAGAGAACCTTTTCAAAAAGACCGTGGATGAAATTTTCTCATCAGGCACAGGAGAGTTCGATGAGGAAGAAGTATATCAGAAAATCCCACTGGATCTTAACATTAATGCCGAGAAGGCAAGGGGCGTTGTTAAAGAGCTTGCCCAGAGCAGGTTATCAAATTCGTTGATCCAGGCTGTTTCATTACTGAGACAGAGAAATCGTCAAGGAGTG GTTTCATCTCTTAATGACTTGCTGGCTTGTGACAAGGCCGTACCTTCGAAACCCCTTTCGTGGGAGGTACCCGAGGAGCTGGCCGATCTTTACTCCATATACCTGAATAGTGAACCAGCACCTGAAAAGCTCTCCCGTTTGCAGTATCTTCTTGGTATAAGTGACTCAACGGCAGCTGCTCTTGGAGAGATGGGAGATAGACTACTTGCTGTTGGAGCAGAGGAGGAAAAGTTTGTATTTTGA